The following are from one region of the Streptomyces fradiae genome:
- a CDS encoding maleylpyruvate isomerase family mycothiol-dependent enzyme: MSIDTHIDALDTAGKALLTAAAAAGTDAEVVTCPGWRVRDLLRHTTMVHRWATAFVAEGHTSYHPDGGEPDLDGDALLAYVRGGHERLVAALRTAPADLECWTFLPAPSPLAFWARRQAHETTVHRADAESALPAGPGPVDPALAADGVDELLRAMHGRDKSRVRTERPALLRVRATDTGDLWDVHLSPEAPRTERDADGTRPADCELSGPADRLYLTLWNRLPLDAVRMSGDAGLARLWRENSAITWS; encoded by the coding sequence CTGAGCATCGACACGCACATCGACGCGCTCGACACCGCGGGCAAGGCCCTCCTGACCGCCGCGGCGGCGGCCGGGACCGACGCCGAGGTCGTCACCTGCCCCGGCTGGCGGGTGCGCGACCTGCTGCGGCACACCACGATGGTGCACCGCTGGGCCACCGCCTTCGTCGCCGAGGGCCACACCTCCTACCACCCGGACGGCGGCGAACCCGATCTGGACGGCGACGCGCTTCTCGCGTACGTACGCGGAGGGCACGAGCGGCTCGTGGCCGCCCTCCGCACCGCCCCGGCCGACCTGGAGTGCTGGACCTTCCTGCCGGCGCCGTCGCCGCTCGCCTTCTGGGCGCGCCGCCAGGCGCACGAGACCACTGTTCACCGGGCGGACGCCGAGTCGGCGCTCCCGGCCGGCCCGGGCCCGGTGGACCCGGCGCTCGCCGCCGACGGCGTGGACGAGCTGCTGCGCGCGATGCACGGCCGGGACAAGAGCCGGGTGCGTACGGAGCGGCCCGCCCTGCTGCGGGTCCGGGCCACGGACACCGGCGACCTCTGGGACGTACACCTGTCCCCGGAGGCTCCCCGGACCGAGCGCGACGCGGACGGCACCCGCCCCGCCGACTGTGAACTGAGCGGGCCCGCCGACCGGTTGTATCTGACGCTGTGGAACCGGCTGCCGCTCGATGCGGTGCGGATGTCCGGGGACGCGGGGCTCGCCCGGTTGTGGCGGGAGAACTCGGCCATCACCTGGTCGTAG
- a CDS encoding response regulator transcription factor, with protein MRVLLADDQSLVRAGFHALLSAQPDIEVAGEAADGAEAVERVRALRPDVVLMDIRMPRLDGLAATREITADPELAAVKVVMLTTFELDEYVFEAIRSGASGFLVKDTEPEELLRAVRAVMDGDALLSPGVTRRLIEEFAARSKAPARTVGLGELTEREREVMALVGLGLSNEEIARRLVVSPLTAKTHVSRTMVKLGARDRAQLVVLAYESGLVRPGWLG; from the coding sequence ATCCGCGTCCTGCTCGCCGACGACCAGTCCCTGGTCCGGGCCGGCTTCCACGCCCTCCTGTCGGCCCAGCCGGACATCGAGGTCGCCGGCGAGGCCGCGGACGGCGCGGAGGCCGTCGAGCGGGTCCGCGCCCTGCGCCCCGATGTGGTCCTGATGGACATCCGGATGCCCCGCCTCGACGGCCTCGCCGCCACCCGCGAGATCACCGCCGACCCGGAACTCGCCGCGGTGAAGGTGGTCATGCTGACCACCTTCGAGCTCGACGAGTACGTCTTCGAGGCGATCCGCTCCGGCGCCTCGGGCTTCCTGGTGAAGGACACCGAGCCCGAGGAACTGCTGCGGGCCGTGCGCGCGGTCATGGACGGCGACGCGCTGCTCTCGCCCGGCGTGACCCGCCGCCTCATCGAGGAGTTCGCGGCCCGCTCCAAGGCGCCCGCCCGGACCGTCGGCCTCGGCGAACTCACCGAGCGGGAGCGGGAGGTGATGGCCCTGGTCGGCCTCGGCCTGTCCAACGAGGAGATCGCCCGCCGCCTCGTCGTCAGCCCGCTGACCGCCAAGACCCACGTCAGCCGCACGATGGTGAAACTCGGCGCCCGCGACCGGGCCCAACTCGTCGTTCTCGCCTACGAGTCGGGCCTGGTGCGCCCCGGCTGGCTCGGCTGA
- a CDS encoding sensor histidine kinase yields MDEEPSSRRGPRPGGPWGGWERHGLPWRSTLAVGVFVLVGSGFAARNQPERVAIDGLARTLLVLAVLPLLLRHRRPVPVVSAVAAVTLAYLAAGFAYGPVFVPVALACFAAVVHGHRRAAWWALGSLWAGHLLIAHWLYRYLPPAGDGPAPWGQELPTAAFVVAILAASELVRVRREQWAKERAERAAAERRRADEERLRIARELHDVLAHSLSVINVQAGVGLALLDSDPTQARTALTTIKAASKEALGEVRQVLDTLRAPGDAPRAPAPGLDRLPELVEQAAAAGLTVRTETEGRPRRLPPGTELAAFRIVQEALTNVVRHSGSRTATVVLGYRAGTLEVSVDDAGPATGGDAGGSGNGLAGMRERAAALGGTIEAGTRPDGGFRVRASLPVRPEEPIR; encoded by the coding sequence ATGGACGAAGAGCCGAGCAGCAGGCGGGGGCCCCGGCCCGGCGGGCCGTGGGGCGGCTGGGAGCGCCATGGGCTGCCCTGGCGGTCGACGCTGGCCGTCGGGGTGTTCGTGCTGGTCGGCTCCGGCTTCGCCGCCCGCAACCAGCCCGAGCGCGTCGCGATCGACGGACTCGCCCGCACCCTCCTCGTCCTCGCCGTCCTGCCGCTGCTCCTCCGCCACCGCCGCCCCGTGCCCGTCGTGTCCGCCGTGGCGGCGGTGACCCTCGCGTACCTGGCCGCGGGATTCGCGTACGGTCCGGTCTTCGTCCCCGTCGCGCTCGCCTGCTTCGCCGCCGTCGTGCACGGCCACCGCCGCGCCGCGTGGTGGGCGCTCGGATCGCTCTGGGCCGGACACCTGCTGATCGCGCACTGGCTGTACCGGTATCTCCCGCCCGCCGGCGACGGCCCGGCGCCCTGGGGGCAGGAACTCCCGACCGCCGCGTTCGTCGTGGCCATCCTCGCCGCATCCGAACTCGTCCGGGTGCGCCGCGAGCAGTGGGCCAAGGAGCGCGCCGAACGGGCCGCCGCCGAGCGGCGCCGGGCCGACGAGGAGCGCCTGCGGATCGCCCGCGAGCTGCACGACGTCCTCGCCCACTCCCTCTCCGTGATCAACGTCCAGGCCGGCGTCGGCCTCGCGCTCCTCGACTCGGACCCGACCCAGGCCCGCACCGCGCTCACCACCATCAAGGCCGCCAGCAAGGAGGCCCTCGGCGAGGTGCGGCAGGTGCTCGACACCCTGCGGGCTCCCGGCGACGCACCCCGAGCGCCCGCCCCCGGCCTGGACCGGCTCCCGGAGCTGGTCGAGCAGGCCGCCGCGGCCGGCCTCACCGTACGCACCGAGACCGAGGGGCGGCCCAGACGGCTGCCGCCGGGGACGGAACTCGCCGCGTTCCGGATCGTGCAGGAGGCGCTCACCAACGTGGTCCGCCACTCCGGCTCCCGCACCGCCACCGTCGTCCTCGGCTACCGCGCCGGCACCCTGGAGGTCAGCGTCGACGACGCGGGACCGGCCACCGGCGGCGACGCGGGCGGCAGCGGCAACGGACTTGCCGGAATGCGGGAGCGGGCCGCCGCGCTCGGTGGCACCATCGAGGCGGGCACCCGGCCGGACGGCGGCTTCCGGGTGCGCGCCAGCCTCCCCGTCCGCCCCGAGGAGCCGATCCGTTGA
- a CDS encoding TetR/AcrR family transcriptional regulator produces the protein MTTVQGARARARIEITAAIKDEARRQLAAEGAAKLSLRAVARELGMVSSALYRYFPSRDDLLTALIIDAYDSVGAAAEQARAAAETAAPGDHLAHWTAVCRAVRAWAVAHPHEYALIYGSPVPGYSAPQDTVVPASRVGLLLVSTARAAYDDKAVAPPPLPATLHPEAERLADDLAPDLPPPLAVALVFAWAQLFGLISFEVFGQFNNVVEDRDAFFAAAAERLGRDVGLLPKP, from the coding sequence ATGACCACCGTTCAAGGAGCCCGCGCCCGCGCCCGGATCGAGATCACCGCCGCCATCAAGGACGAGGCCCGCCGACAGCTCGCCGCCGAAGGCGCGGCCAAGCTCTCGCTGCGCGCCGTCGCGCGCGAGCTCGGCATGGTCTCCTCCGCGCTCTACCGCTACTTCCCGAGCCGCGACGACCTGCTGACCGCGCTGATCATCGACGCGTACGACTCCGTCGGCGCCGCCGCCGAACAGGCCCGCGCCGCCGCCGAGACCGCCGCCCCCGGCGACCACCTCGCCCACTGGACCGCCGTCTGCCGCGCCGTCCGCGCCTGGGCGGTGGCGCACCCCCACGAGTACGCCCTGATCTACGGCTCCCCGGTCCCCGGCTACTCCGCCCCGCAGGACACCGTCGTGCCCGCCTCCCGCGTCGGCCTGCTCCTCGTGTCCACCGCCCGGGCCGCGTACGACGACAAGGCCGTCGCCCCGCCGCCGCTCCCGGCCACCCTCCACCCCGAGGCCGAGCGGCTGGCCGACGACCTCGCCCCCGACCTGCCACCGCCGCTCGCGGTCGCCCTCGTCTTCGCCTGGGCCCAGCTCTTCGGCCTGATCTCCTTCGAGGTGTTCGGCCAGTTCAACAACGTCGTGGAGGACCGCGACGCCTTCTTCGCGGCGGCGGCGGAACGGCTCGGCCGCGACGTGGGGCTCCTGCCGAAGCCGTGA
- a CDS encoding nitroreductase family deazaflavin-dependent oxidoreductase translates to MSAHTPAHVMKPGWFTVHVMNRFVAWITRRGISVWGSRVLAVRGRKSGEWRRTPVNLLTVDGAQYLVAPRGHVQWTHNMRAAGGGELHLGKHVQTFTAVEVGDDDKPVLLRAYLKRWKAEVGVFFEGVGPDSTDEELRAIAPRHPVFRIDAIADIAGA, encoded by the coding sequence ATGTCCGCCCACACCCCCGCCCACGTCATGAAGCCCGGCTGGTTCACCGTCCACGTGATGAACCGCTTCGTCGCCTGGATCACCCGGCGCGGCATCAGCGTCTGGGGCTCCCGGGTACTCGCGGTGCGCGGCCGCAAGAGCGGCGAGTGGCGCCGTACCCCGGTCAATCTGCTGACGGTGGACGGCGCCCAGTACCTCGTCGCCCCGCGCGGCCACGTCCAGTGGACCCACAACATGCGCGCGGCGGGCGGCGGCGAGCTGCACCTCGGCAAGCACGTGCAGACGTTCACCGCCGTCGAGGTCGGCGACGACGACAAGCCAGTGCTGCTCCGCGCCTACCTGAAGCGCTGGAAGGCCGAGGTCGGTGTGTTCTTCGAGGGCGTCGGCCCGGACTCGACGGACGAGGAGCTGCGCGCCATCGCGCCCAGGCACCCGGTCTTCCGGATCGACGCCATCGCCGACATCGCAGGCGCCTGA
- a CDS encoding geranylgeranyl reductase family protein: MRQSRNHRSDQEQKHIVSSENADAGADEGAAEGLAETGSGPVDPDAGQHDGQQVWDVVVVGAGPAGASAAYAAAVSGRRVLLLEKAELPRYKTCGGGIIGPSRDALPPGFELPLQDRVHAVTFQLGGRFARTRRSRKMLFGLINRPEFDAQLVEHAQKAGAELRTGVTVSRVEQHGPSVPDRRTVAVVLADGETVLARAVVGADGSASRIGAHVGVKLGQVDLGLEAEIPVPASVAEDWKGRVLIDWGPLPGSYGWVFPKGDTLTVGVISARGEGAATKRYLEDFVAGLGLAGFEPAVSSGHLTRCRTDDSPLSRGRVLVCGDAAGLLEPWTREGISFALRSGRLAGEWAVRIAEAGDAVDARRQALNYAFAIKAGLGVEMAVGRRMLAVFERRPGLLHAAITGVRPAWKAFADITRGVTTLAGMVRGNGLARRALDLLDRSMDTSVGVGPAGRGVTPAKDEPAADAR; encoded by the coding sequence ATGCGGCAGAGCAGGAACCACCGGTCGGATCAGGAGCAGAAGCACATCGTGAGCAGCGAGAACGCAGACGCCGGAGCGGACGAGGGCGCGGCGGAAGGCTTGGCGGAGACCGGCTCCGGGCCGGTTGATCCGGACGCCGGACAGCACGACGGACAGCAGGTCTGGGACGTGGTCGTCGTCGGCGCCGGCCCCGCCGGGGCCTCGGCGGCCTATGCGGCGGCGGTGTCCGGCCGCCGGGTGCTGCTCCTGGAGAAGGCCGAGCTGCCCCGCTACAAGACCTGCGGCGGCGGCATCATCGGCCCGTCGCGCGACGCGCTGCCGCCCGGTTTCGAACTGCCCCTGCAGGACCGTGTGCACGCCGTCACCTTCCAGCTCGGCGGGCGCTTCGCCCGTACCCGCCGCTCCCGGAAGATGCTCTTCGGCCTGATCAACCGGCCCGAGTTCGACGCCCAGCTGGTGGAGCACGCCCAGAAGGCGGGCGCCGAGCTGCGCACCGGAGTGACCGTCAGCCGGGTGGAGCAGCACGGCCCGTCCGTGCCGGACCGCCGCACGGTCGCCGTGGTCCTCGCCGACGGCGAGACCGTGCTGGCCCGCGCGGTCGTCGGCGCCGACGGCAGCGCCAGCCGCATAGGAGCACACGTCGGGGTCAAGCTCGGCCAGGTCGACCTCGGCCTGGAGGCCGAGATCCCGGTGCCCGCGTCGGTCGCGGAGGACTGGAAGGGCCGGGTCCTCATCGACTGGGGTCCGCTGCCGGGCAGTTACGGATGGGTGTTCCCCAAGGGCGACACGCTCACCGTCGGCGTCATCTCGGCGCGCGGCGAGGGCGCGGCCACCAAGCGCTATCTGGAGGACTTCGTCGCGGGCCTCGGGCTCGCGGGCTTCGAACCGGCCGTCTCCTCCGGCCACCTGACCCGCTGCCGCACCGACGACTCGCCGCTCTCCCGCGGCCGGGTCCTGGTGTGCGGCGACGCGGCGGGCCTGCTCGAGCCGTGGACCCGCGAGGGGATCTCCTTCGCGCTGCGCTCCGGGCGACTCGCGGGGGAGTGGGCGGTCCGGATCGCGGAGGCCGGCGACGCCGTGGACGCGCGGCGGCAGGCGCTCAACTACGCGTTCGCCATCAAGGCCGGTCTGGGCGTCGAGATGGCGGTGGGCCGGCGGATGCTCGCGGTCTTCGAGCGCCGGCCGGGGCTGCTGCACGCGGCGATCACCGGTGTGCGGCCGGCCTGGAAGGCCTTCGCGGACATCACCCGTGGCGTGACGACGCTGGCGGGCATGGTGCGGGGCAACGGCCTGGCGCGCCGTGCGCTCGACCTGCTCGACCGGTCGATGGACACCTCGGTGGGCGTGGGCCCGGCGGGCCGCGGTGTGACGCCGGCGAAGGACGAGCCCGCAGCCGACGCGCGGTAG
- a CDS encoding dipeptidase, whose amino-acid sequence MTANPIAETVASLMPRAKAELTELVAFQSVADEAVAPRSECEAAANWVADALRAEDFQDVALLDTPDGSQSVYGVLPGPAGAPTVLLYAHYDVQPMLVEAAWLTPPFELTERADGRWYGRGAADCKGGFVMHLLALRALKANGGVPVTVKVIVEGSEEQGTGGLERYAEAHPELLTADAIVIGDAGNFRVGLPTVTATLRGMTMIRVSVDTLQGNLHSGQFGGAAPDALAALIRILDSLRAEDGSTVIDGLPADAAWEGLQYPEADFRKDAKVLDGVDLPGNGTVADRIWARPAVTVIGIDAHPVAGATPSIPASARAQISLRVPPGQDAAKATELLIAHIEKHTPWNARVAVEQVGQGQAFQADTSSPAYASMAEAMKVAYPGLEMQTAGMGGSIPLCNTLATLYPESEILLIGLSEPDAQIHAVNESVSPEELERLSVAEAHFLVNYARSKA is encoded by the coding sequence ATGACCGCGAATCCGATCGCCGAGACCGTCGCATCCCTGATGCCCCGCGCCAAGGCGGAGCTGACGGAGCTGGTGGCCTTCCAGTCGGTCGCGGACGAGGCCGTCGCCCCGCGCAGCGAGTGCGAGGCCGCCGCGAACTGGGTGGCCGACGCGCTGCGCGCCGAGGACTTCCAGGACGTGGCGCTGCTCGACACCCCGGACGGTTCGCAGTCGGTGTACGGCGTGCTGCCCGGCCCGGCGGGCGCGCCGACCGTGCTGCTCTACGCGCACTACGACGTGCAGCCGATGCTGGTGGAGGCGGCGTGGCTGACCCCGCCGTTCGAGCTGACCGAGCGCGCGGACGGGCGCTGGTACGGGCGCGGCGCGGCCGACTGCAAGGGCGGCTTCGTCATGCACCTGCTCGCGCTGCGCGCGCTGAAGGCCAACGGCGGCGTGCCGGTCACGGTCAAGGTGATCGTGGAGGGCTCGGAGGAGCAGGGCACCGGCGGTCTGGAGCGGTACGCGGAGGCGCACCCCGAGCTGCTGACGGCCGACGCGATCGTGATCGGCGACGCGGGCAACTTCCGCGTCGGGCTGCCGACGGTGACGGCGACGCTGCGCGGAATGACGATGATCCGGGTCAGCGTCGACACGCTGCAGGGCAATCTGCACTCGGGCCAGTTCGGCGGTGCCGCGCCGGACGCGCTCGCGGCGCTCATCCGGATCCTCGACTCGCTGCGCGCCGAGGACGGTTCGACCGTGATCGACGGTCTGCCGGCGGACGCGGCGTGGGAGGGCCTGCAGTACCCGGAGGCGGACTTCCGCAAGGACGCGAAGGTGCTCGACGGGGTGGACCTGCCGGGCAACGGCACGGTGGCCGACCGCATCTGGGCCCGTCCGGCCGTGACCGTCATCGGCATCGACGCCCACCCGGTGGCCGGCGCCACCCCGTCCATCCCGGCGAGCGCCCGTGCGCAGATCAGCCTGCGGGTGCCGCCCGGCCAGGACGCGGCGAAGGCGACGGAGCTGCTGATCGCGCACATCGAGAAGCACACGCCGTGGAACGCGCGGGTCGCCGTCGAGCAGGTCGGCCAGGGCCAGGCGTTCCAGGCGGACACCTCCAGCCCGGCGTACGCGTCGATGGCGGAGGCGATGAAGGTCGCGTACCCGGGTCTGGAGATGCAGACGGCCGGCATGGGCGGCTCGATCCCGCTGTGCAACACGCTGGCCACGCTCTACCCGGAGTCGGAGATCCTGCTGATCGGCCTGAGCGAGCCGGACGCGCAGATCCACGCGGTGAACGAGTCGGTGTCGCCGGAGGAGCTGGAGCGCCTGTCGGTGGCGGAGGCGCACTTCCTGGTCAACTACGCCCGCTCGAAGGCGTAA
- a CDS encoding MBL fold metallo-hydrolase has translation MDLTDLELVEITPRLHMLRFPIGQAYLWCDGAESTLIDAGWAGAADQIEAALRGAGLDPSGIRRIVLTHGHRDHVGAAGELADRFGAEILAHALDAPYVRGELPVPEPDLLDWERPIHEHGLTSPEAPPTRVDRELWGGELLDFGDGAVVVHGPGHTPGSIAVHLPRHGVLFTGDTVASVPDVMFGVLHVDRAEALASMGRLADLRPSVLCCGHGEPVTEDTAERLAKAFTKAAEPAPSVPDFAPGTGEV, from the coding sequence ATGGACCTCACAGACCTGGAACTCGTGGAGATCACTCCCCGGCTGCACATGCTCCGCTTCCCCATCGGCCAGGCCTATCTCTGGTGCGACGGCGCGGAGTCGACCCTGATCGACGCCGGCTGGGCCGGTGCGGCGGACCAGATCGAGGCGGCGCTGCGCGGCGCCGGTCTTGACCCGTCCGGCATCCGCCGGATCGTGCTCACCCACGGCCACCGCGATCACGTGGGCGCGGCCGGGGAGTTGGCGGACCGCTTCGGCGCCGAGATCCTGGCGCACGCTCTCGACGCCCCGTACGTCCGGGGCGAACTCCCCGTCCCCGAGCCCGATCTGCTGGACTGGGAGCGCCCGATCCACGAGCACGGGCTCACCAGCCCGGAGGCACCGCCGACCCGGGTGGACCGCGAGCTCTGGGGCGGCGAGCTGCTCGACTTCGGCGACGGCGCGGTCGTCGTGCACGGACCGGGCCACACGCCCGGCTCGATCGCGGTTCATCTCCCGCGCCACGGCGTGCTGTTCACCGGTGACACGGTGGCCTCGGTGCCGGACGTGATGTTCGGCGTCCTCCACGTGGACCGGGCGGAGGCGCTCGCCTCGATGGGCCGCCTCGCGGACCTTCGTCCGTCGGTGCTGTGCTGCGGGCACGGCGAGCCGGTGACCGAGGACACGGCGGAGCGCTTGGCGAAGGCGTTCACGAAGGCGGCGGAACCGGCCCCGTCCGTCCCTGACTTCGCGCCGGGAACCGGCGAGGTCTGA
- a CDS encoding NUDIX domain-containing protein, whose translation MIIWINGAFGAGKSSTARELVELIPDSTLYDPEATGGALSRLLPRKRLAEVTDFQDLPIWRRLVVDTAAALLAELGGVLVVPMTLLRQEYRDEIFGGLAARRIEVRHVVLAPDETILRERIEGRAALVGAVDAAEAAVTARSTGEAPADAAARSGRWCLGQLDRYRSALDGWLASDAYTVDNSVLTAAETARAVADAVTTGRAAPCGIVQTPEPTGETLAAGVLLFDEDDRFLLVDPTYKPGWEFPGGVVEPGEAPARAGMREVAEEIGLRLDTVPRLLLVDWERPQPPGYGGLRLLFDGGRLCSADAERLLLPGAELRAWRFVTEAEAADLLPPVRYTRLHWALRARERGTVLNLEAGVPVG comes from the coding sequence GTGATCATCTGGATCAACGGGGCGTTCGGCGCGGGGAAGTCCAGCACCGCGCGCGAACTGGTCGAGCTGATCCCGGACAGCACGCTGTACGACCCCGAGGCCACCGGTGGCGCGCTGAGCCGGCTGCTCCCGCGGAAGCGTCTAGCGGAGGTCACCGACTTCCAGGACCTGCCGATCTGGCGCCGCCTCGTCGTGGACACCGCCGCCGCGCTCCTCGCCGAGCTGGGCGGGGTGCTCGTGGTCCCGATGACCCTGTTGCGGCAGGAGTACCGGGACGAGATCTTCGGCGGCCTCGCCGCCCGCCGGATCGAGGTCCGGCATGTGGTGCTCGCTCCCGACGAAACGATCCTGCGGGAGCGGATAGAGGGCCGTGCCGCGCTCGTGGGCGCCGTCGACGCCGCCGAGGCGGCCGTCACCGCCCGGTCCACCGGCGAGGCCCCGGCCGATGCCGCGGCCCGCTCGGGCCGCTGGTGCCTCGGCCAGCTCGACCGCTACCGGAGCGCCCTCGACGGCTGGCTCGCCTCCGACGCGTACACCGTCGACAACTCCGTGCTGACCGCGGCCGAGACCGCCCGGGCCGTCGCCGACGCCGTCACCACCGGCCGCGCCGCCCCCTGCGGGATCGTCCAGACCCCCGAACCGACCGGCGAGACCCTGGCCGCCGGGGTGCTGCTCTTCGACGAGGACGATCGCTTCCTGCTCGTCGACCCCACCTACAAGCCCGGCTGGGAGTTCCCCGGCGGCGTCGTCGAACCGGGCGAGGCACCCGCCCGGGCCGGCATGCGCGAGGTCGCCGAGGAGATCGGGCTCCGCCTCGACACCGTGCCCCGGCTGCTCCTCGTCGACTGGGAACGCCCCCAGCCCCCCGGCTACGGCGGCCTCCGCCTGCTCTTCGACGGCGGCCGCCTCTGCTCCGCCGACGCCGAACGCCTCCTCCTGCCCGGCGCCGAACTCCGCGCCTGGCGCTTCGTCACCGAAGCCGAAGCCGCCGACCTCCTCCCCCCGGTCCGCTACACCCGCCTCCACTGGGCCCTGCGCGCCCGCGAACGCGGCACGGTCCTGAACCTGGAGGCGGGCGTCCCGGTGGGCTGA
- a CDS encoding ROK family protein: MSTDLVVALDIGGTKIAGALVDAGGRIQVRAQRPTPAREDGETVMKAVTAVLDELAGSPLWASAGAVGIGSAGPVDASAGTVSPVNVPGWRDFPIVERVQRATGGRPVTLVGDGVAMTAAEHWQGAARGHDNALCLVVSTGVGGGLVLDGRLHPGPTGNAGHIGHISVDLDGDPCACGGRGCVERIASGPHIARRALEAGWRPGPDGDASAAAVAAAARAGDPVAAASFERAAQALAAGIAATASLVEIDIAVVGGGVAGAGEVLFAPLRRSLRSYATLSFVRGLTVVPALTGTDAGLLGAAAAAAPRTDASTAPIRG, encoded by the coding sequence ATGAGCACAGACCTCGTCGTCGCCCTCGACATCGGCGGCACCAAGATCGCCGGAGCGCTGGTCGACGCCGGGGGCCGCATCCAGGTGCGCGCCCAGCGGCCGACGCCCGCGCGCGAGGACGGCGAGACGGTGATGAAGGCCGTGACGGCGGTGCTCGACGAACTCGCCGGCTCCCCGCTGTGGGCCTCCGCCGGGGCCGTCGGCATCGGCAGCGCGGGCCCGGTGGACGCTTCGGCCGGCACCGTCAGCCCGGTCAACGTGCCCGGCTGGCGCGACTTCCCGATCGTCGAACGGGTGCAACGGGCCACCGGCGGACGGCCCGTCACCCTGGTCGGCGACGGCGTCGCGATGACCGCCGCCGAGCACTGGCAGGGCGCGGCGCGCGGCCACGACAACGCGCTCTGTCTCGTCGTCTCCACCGGCGTCGGCGGCGGCCTCGTCCTCGACGGGCGGCTCCACCCCGGCCCCACCGGCAATGCGGGTCACATCGGCCACATCAGCGTCGACCTGGACGGCGACCCCTGCGCCTGCGGCGGACGCGGCTGCGTCGAGCGCATCGCCAGCGGCCCGCACATCGCCCGCCGCGCTCTGGAGGCCGGCTGGCGGCCCGGCCCGGACGGCGACGCCTCCGCCGCCGCGGTGGCGGCCGCCGCCCGGGCCGGCGACCCGGTGGCCGCCGCCTCCTTCGAGCGCGCCGCCCAGGCCCTGGCCGCCGGGATCGCCGCCACCGCCTCCCTGGTCGAGATCGACATCGCGGTCGTCGGCGGGGGAGTGGCCGGCGCCGGCGAGGTCCTCTTCGCCCCGCTGCGCCGCAGCCTCCGCTCGTACGCCACGCTCTCCTTCGTCCGCGGCCTCACGGTCGTGCCCGCCCTCACCGGCACCGACGCCGGCCTGCTCGGCGCCGCCGCGGCCGCCGCCCCGCGTACGGACGCGAGTACGGCTCCGATACGAGGCTGA
- a CDS encoding LacI family DNA-binding transcriptional regulator: MADIARRPEHRYGNRPTMKDVAARAGVGLKTVSRVVNGEPGVTPDTERRVQEAIESLGFRRNDSARVLRKGRTASVGLVLEDLADPFYGPLSRAVEEVARAHGALLINGSSAEDPEREQELALALCARRVDGLIVIPAGGDHRYLEPEMRAGVATVFVDRPAGRIEADTVLSDSFGGARAGVAHLIAHGHRRIGFIGDSPRIHTATERLRGYRAAMEDAGLDVAEGWVSLGPTDPERVAAAVEAMLSGPEPVTALFAGNNRVTVTAVRVLAGRERPVALVGFDDIELADLLGITVIAQDAAALGRTAAQRLFRRLDGVAGAPETTVLATRLIARGSGEIAPPA, from the coding sequence GTGGCCGACATCGCCCGCCGCCCCGAGCACCGTTACGGCAATCGGCCCACCATGAAGGACGTCGCCGCCCGGGCGGGCGTGGGCCTGAAGACCGTCTCACGGGTGGTCAACGGCGAGCCGGGCGTCACGCCCGACACCGAGCGCCGGGTGCAGGAGGCCATCGAGTCGCTCGGCTTCCGCCGCAACGACAGCGCGCGGGTGCTGCGCAAGGGGCGCACGGCGTCGGTCGGACTGGTCCTGGAGGACCTCGCCGACCCGTTCTACGGACCGCTGAGCCGCGCCGTCGAGGAGGTGGCGCGGGCGCACGGGGCGCTGCTCATCAACGGTTCGAGCGCCGAGGACCCCGAGCGCGAGCAGGAGTTGGCGCTCGCGCTGTGCGCGCGCCGGGTGGACGGGCTCATCGTCATCCCGGCGGGCGGCGACCACCGTTATCTGGAGCCGGAGATGCGGGCGGGCGTGGCCACGGTCTTCGTGGACCGGCCGGCGGGCCGGATCGAGGCGGACACGGTGCTCTCGGACAGCTTCGGCGGCGCCCGGGCGGGCGTGGCGCACCTGATCGCGCACGGGCACCGGCGGATCGGCTTCATCGGCGACAGCCCGCGCATCCACACCGCGACGGAGCGGCTGCGCGGCTACCGGGCGGCGATGGAGGACGCGGGGCTCGATGTCGCCGAGGGGTGGGTGTCGCTCGGGCCGACGGATCCGGAGCGGGTCGCGGCGGCGGTCGAGGCGATGCTGTCCGGTCCTGAGCCGGTGACGGCGCTGTTCGCGGGCAACAACCGGGTGACGGTCACGGCGGTCCGGGTGCTCGCGGGGCGCGAACGGCCGGTCGCGCTGGTCGGGTTCGACGACATCGAGCTGGCCGATCTGCTGGGCATCACGGTCATCGCGCAGGACGCGGCGGCGCTCGGCCGCACGGCGGCGCAGCGGCTGTTCCGGCGCCTCGACGGGGTGGCCGGGGCGCCGGAGACGACGGTCCTCGCGACGCGGCTGATCGCCCGGGGCTCGGGCGAGATCGCGCCGCCGGCCTGA